In the genome of Synechococcus sp. CB0101, the window GAGCACGAATGCGTTGCCCGCCTCGGGCAGTTCGGGGTCGAGCCGGCTGGCTGGCACCACCAGCTCCAAGTTGCCCCCAAGCTCGCGAGCCAAGTCGCGAGCCAGGGCCAGGCCCAGGCCGCTGCCGGGTAACGCGGCTCCGTTGCTGCCTCGTACCCCTTTGGCAAAGATCTGTTCACGCTCCTCGCTGGGAATCAGCGGGCCGCTGTCCCAAATGCTCAGTTCCAGCTGCTCACCTGCCTGGCAGTGCAAGCCGATCGCGCCCCCGCTGCGGCTGTAGCGGAAGGCGTTCTCGAGCAGGTTGGCCACGATTTCGCCCAAGGCACTGGCATCGCCGTGCCAGCTAGGCAGATCGTTAGGAGCATTCCAACTGCGCCCCTGCAGGTTGGCGGTGGCGGCGGCGCGTTCCAGCAACGGCCGCAGGATCTGCTCAAGACTTTCTGATTCCCCTTGGCTGAGGCCAGCTGGCAGCAGCAGCGGCGGGTTGCTGCGCTCGCTGCTGATCAGGGCCGGTGCCTCGGTGAGGTGGTCGATGGCTTCCACATAGCGACTGATTTGGCGTTGCTCCCCCAGCAGGCTGTCCACCAGTGGGAGGTTGCGGGCATCTCCATCGAGCCGGCGGCGCAGCAATTGGCCAAAGGTTCGGAGCGCGGCCAATGGGTTGCGCAGCTGATGCAAGAGCAGCCGCAGTTGGTCATCCCGATCGCTCAGTTCACGCCCGAGCCGCTGCTGCTCCAGATCCAGACGCAGTGCTTCGGTGAGACAGCGGGCTGTGGCCTCCAATCGCTCACTCAGGCTGTTGGGCCAGGGCCAGCGATCGGCATCCACGCGTAGGGCACCCAGCAGCATCGTGTCGTCGCGCAGCGCTAGCCAGCGGCGGCCGGTCTCCGCCGGCACAGTGCGGTCTTGGCCAGTGCGCTCGCTCAGGGCCAGGGACTGGGGCCAATGGCCGATCGCCACCAAGGAGGGTTGGCCACCCGGCTCGGGCACGGCCACATACACCACCAGGGCCAGCAGATCGGGCCGATCCGTGAATTGGGCCAGCTGCTGCTCGAGCAGCGCCAGAAACCGCTTGGAGACCTGCATCTGAGCGGGAACTGGGATGGGATCGGGGCCGCTCAGGGGACGGGCCCAGCAGAAATTTTGCCGACCGTGTTCGAAATCTGGGAAAAAGTCTTAAGATTCTCGGTATCGACCAATACCTCGCAGCCCGGGCGCGGGCGGCGCGGCGATCGGCCTTCCCGGTCTTGTTGCATCTCTGTGCAAACAAGGCTACAGCAGTGGATGTTGCGTCCTCTGCTGATGGGAGCGGTGCCGTCGTGCCGCCCACCCGGCTTGCAGGTGTATGGGCGTTGCCGAGGCCTCCGGCTCATCGCTGCCGGCCCTCATCGTCCGTCTCCATTCACCCTGCCCTCACGGGCTTAGCTCCATGTCCAAGAAGCGCAAGCGCATCAGTCGTCGTCGCCTGGCCGGTCAGCGGGTTCTGGCTCACGTGGCCACCCACAACCTGGAAACCGGCGAGTACAAGCCTGTGACCGCCGCACGTCGCTACATCGCTGAGAGCAGCATCGTGCCTCCCGCGATCCTGAACGTGCGTCGTAACGAGCACACCACCGATCGTTTTTTCTGGGGCGAGAAGGGCCTGTTCAGCGCTCAGTACGCCGAAGAGAACCACTTCCTCTTCCCCTCCCTGCGCGAGATCGTCGACCGCATCGGCGAAGACACCCTGTTCGCCGGTCTGGAAGCCATGGCTGCCGACGACTGGGAAGAGATGGAGGAGTACGAATACGCCTTCGTTTGATCGGTGTTGTTCACCGCTTTAGCGATCGTGCGTTTGCGCTTCAGCCGGTCCTGAGGGACCGGCTTTTTTCATGGCTGCGGTTGATCCCTGCCGCGGATCACGGTTGAACGCTCAGCTGCTGGCGAACGAAGGCGCCGATCGGCGGTAAGACCGCTGCATCGATGGTGTGGCCGCCTGCAAACGCCAGGAGCTCTGCGCTGTTCCCGGCTGCCTGCAGACGTTCCAGCACCGCTTCGCTGGCGGCAAATGGCACCACGGGGTCTTCGCGGCCATGGCTCAGCAGTGCCGGCGCCACGCCGGCTCCGGGCGCCCATCCCTCATGGGGATAGCCGCTGCAGGCCACGATCCCCGCCAGCGGCAGGCTGCTGCCCACATCCAAGGCCATGGCGCCGCCCTGGGAAAACCCGAGCAGCACCGTGCGCGTCAGAGGCACACTGTTCGCCAGGTCTTCTAGCCGAAGCCGCAGCGCCTCCCGGGCGGCCGGCAGCTGGCTCCAATCGATCGGCTGCAGGCCGTACCACTGGCGGCCGCTGCCGTAGGGATGCGGTTCCGGGGCCCGCAGCGCCACCACGCTCACCTCGGGTCCCACCAGCAGCGAACCCAGATCGAGCAGGTCGTCGGCATCGGCACCCCAGCCGTGCAACAGCACCAGGCGCTGTTGGGCATCGCTGGGGCCGAGCTGCAGGGCATCGGAGCTGGAGCCAGTCATGGGAGGGGTGCGCAGCTGCTGCGTAGGTTGGACCTTCTGCCTCCACTCAACAGCCATGGCGCCCACGGCCCTGCTCAGCGTGTCGAATAAGGACGGCCTGGTGCCCCTGGCTGAAGGACTGCTGGCCGCCGGCTACCAGCTGATTTCCAGTGGCGGCACGGCCGCGGCGCTGGCGGCGGCAGGTCTGCCCGTCACCAAAGTGGCCGAGCACACCGGCGCTCCTGAAATCCTCGGCGGCCGGGTGAAAACGCTGCACCCCCGCATCCACGGCGGCATCCTGGCCAAGCGCTCCGAACCCTCACACCAGGCCGATCTGGAGGCCCAGGGCATCGCCACGATTGATGTGGTGGTGGTGAACCTTTATCCCTTCCGCGAAACCATCGCCCGCCCGGATGTGAGCTGGGATCTGGCGATCGAAAACATCGACATCGGTGGCCCGGCCATGGTGCGTGCCGCCGCCAAAAACCACGCCGATGTGGCGGTGCTCACCAGCCCCAGCCAATACCCCGCTTTCCTGGAGGCCCTGGCCGCCGGAGCGCTCAGCGAGGCCCTGCGCCGCCGGCTCGCCCTCGAGGCCTACAGCCACACCGCCGACTACGACACCGCCATCAGCGCCTGGCTTGCCAGCCAGCTCAGCCAGGAGGAAGCCACGGCTGAGCAGCTCACGCTCAATCTGCCCGCTCGCCAGAGCCTGCGCTACGGGGAAAACCCCCACCAGAACGCCACCTGGTACGCCCAGCCCGGCGCTGGCCTCGGCGCCGGCGAGCAGCTGCAGGGCAAGGAGCTCAGCTACAACAACATCCTCGATCTCGAAGCCGCGCTCGCCACGGTGCGGGAGTTTGGCTACGGCGGCCAGCCCGCGGGCGGCAACCCCTTCCAGCCGGCAGCGGTGGTGGTGAAGCACACCAATCCCTGCGGTGTGGCCACCGGCAGCGGCAGCGCCAACGCTCTGGAGCGGGCCCTCGACGCCGATCGCGTGTCGGCCTTCGGCGGCATCGTGGCCATCAACGGCCCGGTGGATGCGGCGACCGCCGGCCATCTCACCAGTCTGTTCCTCGAGTGCGTGGTGGCACCGGTGTTTGAGCCAGCCGCCCGCGAGCTGCTGGCGGCCAAGGCCAACCTGCGCTTGCTGGAGCTCGATCCCGCGGCGATCGCGCGCGCTAGCCGTCAGCAGTTGCGCAGCGTGCTGGGTGGCGTGCTCGTGCAGGAGCTCGATGACCAGCCGGTGGATGAAAGCGTGTGGCAGGTGGTGAGCCAGCGCCAGCCCACTGCTCAGGAGCTGGAGGATCTGCGCTTTGCCTGGCGTTTGGTGCGCCATGTGCGCTCCAACGCGATCACTGTGGCCAAAGATGGCCAGAGCCTCGGGATCGGTGCCGGCCAGATGAACCGCGTGGGCTCAGCCCGCATCGCGCTGGACACGGCTGCCGCGAAGGCCAAAGGTGCGGTGCTCGCCAGCGATGGGTTCTTCCCCTTCGATGACACCGTGCGTCTGGCGGCCGAGCACGGCATCACCGCCGTGATTCAGCCCGGCGGCAGCGTGCGCGACGCCGATTCGATCGCCGCCTGCGATGAGCTGGGCCTGGCGATGGTGACCACGGGCCGCCGCCATTTCCTGCACTGAATTAGTTTCGCCCCAACTCGCTGATCCGGCCCCCGTCCATGCCCGAGAGCCTCGCGTTCAATCTCAACTTTCTGCATCCCCTGGCGATGTGGGCGCTGTTGGCCCTGAGCGGCTACGCGATGTTTCTGGGCATCAAGGCCAAGAAAACCCGCACCGCTGACGCCGAAACCCGCAAGACCCTGATCAAAGGGCAATTCGCCAAGCGCCATTACCTCTATGGCAGTGCCGTGCTGGCGGTGATGGTGCTCGGCACCTTCGGTGGCATGGCCGTCACCTACCTCAACAACGGCAAGCTGTTCGTGGGGCCCCACCTGCTGGTGGGCATCGCCATGACCACCGGGCTTGCGCTGGCTGCAGCCCTTTCGCCGCTGATGCAGCAGGGCAACCTGATCGCCCGCAAGATTCATGTGGGTCTGAACATGGGCGTGTTCACCCTGTTCCTCTGGCAGGCCGTGACCGGCATGCAGATCGTGACCAAGATCTGGGAGAACCGCCCCGCCTGAAGTGGCGGAGGTTCAGAACTGGGCCCGCCGCCGCGGCGGGCACTCCAGGTTGTGGGTGGCGTGGAAGTCTTCCTGCACTTTCCAGGTGAGTTTGCGGGAGATCTGGCGCACGATCTGACGCAGCAGATGATCGCCGCTGCTCTGCACAAGAGACTCCGGCAGCAGGCCGATCACCGACGGCAGCTTGATCCACACGCTCAGGTCCAGCTCCCAGCGCACTTCGGTGAGCGGTGCGTCGGCTGATTGCTCTTCCAGCCGCAGAGCCGCGTTGAATTCCACGTCGTAGAGGTCGCGCAGGCCCGGTTGGAACTGCTCGGCTGGCACGGTGCAGATCCGATACACCCCGGCGCTTTGGGGCAGGAGCTCCAAACCAATGGTGGGCTCCACCTCGAAGCCGAAGTTGCCGAAGCGGCCGAGGGTGAGCACGTAGCCGTTACTCCCCAGGGCGTTCACCTGCATCGGCGCGGCGCAGCGGCGGAACCAGCCCTCGTGGCGATCGAGATAAGCCCCCACCAGCTGGGCCGGAGCCCGCATCTCCATGAGGTCGGCGAACTGGCTGCTGTAACAGCGCACCCGGCTGTCGTCGCTGTGACGCAGCGATGACTGCAGCACCTCGCTGGTTTCAGGCAGGGGGTTGGTCACCGATGAGATCAACGCGGTCGGTTCTCCCCGGGCCTGAACCTGTGAATGTTGAATCAATGTAAAGCCCGGCTGCGGCCCGGTTTGCAGTCGCTGTGACAGCCCGATCAGGCGTCGGCCAGATCGATCAGGCGGCTGATCACGTCTTCCACCACCCGATCCGGTGTGGAGGCGCCGGAGGTGATGCCCACCCGCAGGGTGCCCTCAGGCAGGAAGGGCTCCACCACCTCCAGATCGCCCCCCAGGGGCTTGTGCTCAATCCGATTGCCCGGGCCGATCCGCTCGGGCGTATCGATGTGGAAGGAGCGGATGCCGCGGCTCACGGCAATTTCCTGCAGGTGGGTGGTGTTGGAAGAGTTGTATCCACCGATCACCACCATCAGATCGAGGGGCTCGTCCACCAGGGCGAACATCGCGTCCTGACGCTCCTGGGTGGCATCGCAGATCGTGTTGAACGCCACGAAATGGTCGTTGAGCTCCACCGGGCCGAAGCGCTGCAGCATCGTGCGCTCGAACATCCGGCCGATTTCCTCGGTTTCGCTTTTGAGCATCGTGGTCTGGTTGGCCACGCCCACGCGGCTGAGGTCGCGGTCGGGATCAAAGCCAGGGGAGCAGGCCTTGGCGAAGCGAGCCATGAAGCTGTCGCGGTCGCCCTTGCCGAGGATGTAGTCGCACACCAGCTGTGCTTCCGCCAGATCCAGCACCACCAGATAGGTGCCCGCAAAGGAGCTGGTGGCCAGCGTTTCCTCGTGCTTCACCTTGCCGTGAATGATCGAGGTGATCGCGTGTTTCTTGTGCTTCTCCACGGTGTTCCACACCTTGGAGACCCACGGACAGGTGGTGTCCACGATGTGGCAGCCGCGCTCGTTGAGCAGCTGCATCTCCTGCACCGTGGCGCCGAAGGCCGGCAGGATCACCACATCGCCGCTGGCCACGTTGGAGAAGTCCTTCACGCCGCCATCCACGGGGATGAACAGCACATTCATCTCCCGCAGGTGATCGTTCACTGAGGGGTTGTGGATGATCTCGTTGGTGATCCAGATCCGCTCGGTGGGGTAGTGGCGGCGGGTTTCGTAGGCCATCGCCACCGCGCGCTCCACACCCCAGCAAAAGCCAAAGGCTTCGGCCAGCTTCACGCTGAGGCGGCCGTGCTGCAGCTGGTAGCCGTTCTCCCGCAGGCTCGCGATCAGATTGCTCTGGTAGGCCTGCTCCAGGCTGCCCGCCACTTCCTCGCCCAGGCCGAAGCCGCGGCGGTTGTAGCGATCCGAATGGTGCAGGGATCGCTTGAACGCGCGGGTATCCACGGCAGCGGGCACGGGGGTAACCAACTCTATGGGGCCTGGCCTCAGCTCTGGCGCTGCACCGGCACCACCCCCAGCCAGCGCACGGCTTCGCGATCGAAGCCGTAGCGGCAGGGCAGCACCTCCACGCCGGCATCGAGGGCCTGGCGGAAGAGCTCGCCGTAGCGCGGGTCAGCGCTGTCGCCCGGGGCGAAGCGGCTAACATCGGCGCGGCTCAGGCAGGGCACCAGCACGGCGCGGGCCTCAGGCAGCGCGCCCATCAGTTCTTCGAGGTGCTTCTGGCCCCGTTCGGTCACGGTGTCAGGGAAGAGGGCCAGATCGCCATCGGTCCAGGTGGTGTTTTTCACCTCCACATAGATCGGGCGTGGATCGGCCGCACCCTCCGCCGGGGTGAGCAGCAAATCAATGCGGCTGCGGCGGTTGGCGCCATAGGCCACTTCGGCGCGGATGCCTGCGATCGGCCCCAGCCAGGGCTCCAGGCAGCCGGCTTCGATCGTGGCGCGCACCAAGCGGTTGGGCAGCGCCGTGTTGATGCCCACCCATACCGCTTCGCCATCGGCGCCCGGCACCTGGGCTTGCTCCCAGGTCCAGGCCAGCTTGCGGGTGGGTGAGGGGGCATGGCGCAGCCGCACGCGCCCGCCCACGTGCAGCACCCCGGTCATCGGCCCTGTGTTGGCGCAGTGGGCGGTCACCACCTCGCCGTTATCAAGCTCCACATCGGCGAGGAAGCGCTTGTAGCGCTTCAGCAGCACGCCCTCCTGCAGAGGTTCCAGCGTCAACACGGGCTGGGCTTCAGGGGCTGCTGCAATCGCCATCACGACAAGGCTTCTTCTGCAGGCAAGAATCGCCCGAGTTGGGCCCAAAGCCGCACCGGATGAGCGAATCGCCGAGCCCATCGCCCAGCCCAGCCCCACCAGCAGCCCGCTCCCTGCGGCGGATTGCCCTGATCGTGGCGGTGGCCACCGCCCTAAGCAAGCTGGCGGGTCTGGTGCGGCAACAGGCGATTGCGGCGGCCTTCGGGGTGGGTGCCGCCTACGACGCCTACAACTACGCCTATGTGCTGCCGGGCTTTCTGCTGATCCTGCTGGGCGGGATCAACGGCCCCTTCCACAGCGCCATGGTGAGCGCCCTCTCGCGCCGGCCGCGGGAGGAAGGGGCCCATGTGCTCGCCGCGATCAACACGCTGGTGGGGGCTGCTCTGATCGGGGTGACGCTGCTGTTGTTCGTGGCCGCCGACCCGCTGATCGATCTGGTGGGCCCGGGCCTCGATGCCGAGCGCCATGCCATCGCGGTGCTGGAGCTGCGCTGGATGGCGCCGATGGCGCTCTTCGCCGGCCTGATCGGCCTGGGTTTCGGCGCCCTCAATGCGGCGGATGAGTTCTGGCTGCCCTCGGTGAGCCCGCTGCTCTCGAGTGTGGCGGTGATCGCCGGCCTGGGGATCCTCTGGTTGCACCTGGGCTCTTCCATCGCCTTGCCGGAATACGCCTTCTTGGGGGGCGCCGTGCTGGCGGGCACCACGCTGCTGGGGGCGGTGTTCCAGTGGCTGATTCAGCTGCCGGCCCTGGCCCGCCAGGGGCTGCACAAATTCCAGCTGGTGTGGGATTGGAAGCACCCCGGCGTGCAGGAGGTGCTGCGGGTGATGGGGCCCGCCACCCTCTCCTCGGGCATGTTGCAGATCAATGTGTTCACTGATCTGTTTTTCGCCTCCGGCATCGTGGGGGCGGCTGCGGGCCTGGGCTACGCCAACCTGCTGGTGCAGACGCCCCTGGGCCTGCTCTCCAATGCCCTGCTCGTGCCGCTGTTGCCGGTGTTTGCGCGGCTCACGGCGCCAGGGGATCGCCCTGAGCTGATCAGCCGCATCCGCCAGGGCTTGATGCTCTCCAATGCCTCGATGCTGCCGCTGGGGGCGTTGATGGTGGCCCTGGCGGGCCCGATCGTGGCGCTGGTCTATGAGCGCGGTGCCTTCAACGCCAGCGCCGCCGCGCTGGTGGGTGGGTTGCTGATGGCCTACGGCGTGGGGATGCCGGCCTACCTGGGCCGCGATGTGCTGGTGCGGGTCTTCTATGCCCTTGGCGATGGCACCACCCCCTTCCGCTTTTCGATGGCGGGCATCGGTCTCAATGCCCTCTTCGACTGGGTGCTGGTGGGTGGCCCCACCCCCTGGGGGTTGCAACTGCCGGCGCTGAATTTCGGCGCTCCCGGGCTGGTATTGGCCACCGTGGGCGTGAATCTGATCACCTGCCTGGGGTTGTTGCTGGCGTTGCAACGCCGCTTGGGTGGCTTGCCCCTTGCGGCCTGGGCGCGCGACAGCCTGCTGCTGCTGCTGGCGGCGTTGCTGGCTGGCGGTCTGAGCTTTGGCTTGTCGGTGGTGATCGCCTGGCCCACCGACCTGATCGGCTTGGTCTTGCAGTGCGGTCTCTGCGCGGCGGCCGGGTTGTTGCTCTACGGGCTGATTGCCAGCTGGGCCGGTGTGCCGGAGGCGACGCAGATCAGCCGTCAGCTGGCAGGTCAACTCACGCGCCGACTGCCATTGAAGCGTTGAAGGATTGAGTGGAGCGCTGGATCAGCGGTCGCAGCGCTTCAGAGCTCCACCACGCGCTCTTCGCGCACGTGGATCGGCACTTCCAGGTGGCTGCGGCCCACCATCGCCGGGCCATGCACGGAGTAGATGCGGGCTTCGATGCCGAAGTCTCGGAAGGCGGTTTCCATCTCCTGCATCAGCGCCTTCTCCACCTGCGCCTCGGCGTCCACCACCTTGCCGATCAGGCGGCTGCCCAGCGGGCCGATGCGCTGGCGAACAACCTCTCGGGCGTTGGTGACCTCGATGACCAGCACAGGGCCGCAGCGGGATGCGCAACCCTAACCGTGATTCGCGAGTAGATCCTCGAGATCCTGCAGCTGGCCGGCCGGGACAAGCCGCGCCAGCGGCAGCTTGCTGCTGCCGCCACCGATGGGCACCTGCACCGCCTCGAGGGCCTGCCGTGCACACACGCCGGCGCCTTGATCCAGGCGTGCCGCACATTCGATGGCCAGGGCTTCAGCCACGCCGGCATCACCCAGGTAGAGGTGCCATCCGCCGATCTGGATGTAGAGCCGATCGGCGATTTCCAATTGCAGATCGCGGATCTCGCTGGCGGAAAGGGTCATCGCGGCCTGGTGCGGGGTGCCCTCAGGATGGCGTCTGCGGCCGCCTGGCGACCACGCTGATCAACTGCACCACCAGCAGCAGCGCCCAGGCTTCCGTGAGCCAGGCCAGATGGTTGAACGGGTGGCGCATGTTCTGCACGAACCAGAGGCCGCTGTTGAGCGCCGCAAACACCATCGCGTGCAGCACCAGATTCACGATCCGGTTGAAGTGCCGGTAGGTGGGGTCTTCGGGGTTGGCGGGTCCGTACCAGCGGATCGGCATCAGGGTTCGGGGAGGGGGTCTGTTGACGGGTGGGCCCTCGGTATGGGCACAATGTCAGGGCAGGCGAAGGCGCTTGTAGCTCAGCGGATTAGAGCATCTGACTACGGATCAGAGGGTCGGGAGTTCGAATCTCTCCAGGCGCGCCTTTCATCACCACACCGCTCCTTTGGGGGCGGTTTTTTATTGCCGATTCAGCGACGCGCCTTGCGCGGGCGGCTTTGGGCGCTGAGTGCTGCGGTTTCTTACGATCGAAGCCACTCAAACCCCCTGATCTGCCATGGCGGAGTCCACCGGAGCAGCCGTCAACCAGTCGCTGACGGCCGGTGATCCCGCGATCGCAGCGCTGATCGGTCAGGAGCTGAACCGACAGCAGACCCACCTCGAGCTGATTGCCTCCGAGAACTTCGCCTCCCGGGCCGTGATGGAGGCTCAGGGCTCGGTGCTCACCAACAAGTACGCCGAAGGCCTGCCCTCCAAGCGCTACTACGGCGGCTGCGAGCACGTGGATGCCATCGAGGAGCTGGCGATCGAGCGCGCCAAGGAGCTGTTCGGTGCCGCCTGGGCCAACGTGCAGCCCCACAGCGGTGCCCAGGCCAACTTCGCCGTGTTCCTGGCGCTGCTGCAGC includes:
- a CDS encoding 4-hydroxy-3-methylbut-2-enyl diphosphate reductase, yielding MDTRAFKRSLHHSDRYNRRGFGLGEEVAGSLEQAYQSNLIASLRENGYQLQHGRLSVKLAEAFGFCWGVERAVAMAYETRRHYPTERIWITNEIIHNPSVNDHLREMNVLFIPVDGGVKDFSNVASGDVVILPAFGATVQEMQLLNERGCHIVDTTCPWVSKVWNTVEKHKKHAITSIIHGKVKHEETLATSSFAGTYLVVLDLAEAQLVCDYILGKGDRDSFMARFAKACSPGFDPDRDLSRVGVANQTTMLKSETEEIGRMFERTMLQRFGPVELNDHFVAFNTICDATQERQDAMFALVDEPLDLMVVIGGYNSSNTTHLQEIAVSRGIRSFHIDTPERIGPGNRIEHKPLGGDLEVVEPFLPEGTLRVGITSGASTPDRVVEDVISRLIDLADA
- a CDS encoding DUF3181 family protein, coding for MTLSASEIRDLQLEIADRLYIQIGGWHLYLGDAGVAEALAIECAARLDQGAGVCARQALEAVQVPIGGGSSKLPLARLVPAGQLQDLEDLLANHG
- a CDS encoding sensor histidine kinase KdpD produces the protein MQVSKRFLALLEQQLAQFTDRPDLLALVVYVAVPEPGGQPSLVAIGHWPQSLALSERTGQDRTVPAETGRRWLALRDDTMLLGALRVDADRWPWPNSLSERLEATARCLTEALRLDLEQQRLGRELSDRDDQLRLLLHQLRNPLAALRTFGQLLRRRLDGDARNLPLVDSLLGEQRQISRYVEAIDHLTEAPALISSERSNPPLLLPAGLSQGESESLEQILRPLLERAAATANLQGRSWNAPNDLPSWHGDASALGEIVANLLENAFRYSRSGGAIGLHCQAGEQLELSIWDSGPLIPSEEREQIFAKGVRGSNGAALPGSGLGLALARDLARELGGNLELVVPASRLDPELPEAGNAFVLRLPLPNAS
- a CDS encoding alpha/beta hydrolase; the protein is MTGSSSDALQLGPSDAQQRLVLLHGWGADADDLLDLGSLLVGPEVSVVALRAPEPHPYGSGRQWYGLQPIDWSQLPAAREALRLRLEDLANSVPLTRTVLLGFSQGGAMALDVGSSLPLAGIVACSGYPHEGWAPGAGVAPALLSHGREDPVVPFAASEAVLERLQAAGNSAELLAFAGGHTIDAAVLPPIGAFVRQQLSVQP
- a CDS encoding DUF3155 domain-containing protein, encoding MSKKRKRISRRRLAGQRVLAHVATHNLETGEYKPVTAARRYIAESSIVPPAILNVRRNEHTTDRFFWGEKGLFSAQYAEENHFLFPSLREIVDRIGEDTLFAGLEAMAADDWEEMEEYEYAFV
- the purH gene encoding bifunctional phosphoribosylaminoimidazolecarboxamide formyltransferase/IMP cyclohydrolase; translation: MAPTALLSVSNKDGLVPLAEGLLAAGYQLISSGGTAAALAAAGLPVTKVAEHTGAPEILGGRVKTLHPRIHGGILAKRSEPSHQADLEAQGIATIDVVVVNLYPFRETIARPDVSWDLAIENIDIGGPAMVRAAAKNHADVAVLTSPSQYPAFLEALAAGALSEALRRRLALEAYSHTADYDTAISAWLASQLSQEEATAEQLTLNLPARQSLRYGENPHQNATWYAQPGAGLGAGEQLQGKELSYNNILDLEAALATVREFGYGGQPAGGNPFQPAAVVVKHTNPCGVATGSGSANALERALDADRVSAFGGIVAINGPVDAATAGHLTSLFLECVVAPVFEPAARELLAAKANLRLLELDPAAIARASRQQLRSVLGGVLVQELDDQPVDESVWQVVSQRQPTAQELEDLRFAWRLVRHVRSNAITVAKDGQSLGIGAGQMNRVGSARIALDTAAAKAKGAVLASDGFFPFDDTVRLAAEHGITAVIQPGGSVRDADSIAACDELGLAMVTTGRRHFLH
- a CDS encoding DUF1997 domain-containing protein, coding for MISSVTNPLPETSEVLQSSLRHSDDSRVRCYSSQFADLMEMRAPAQLVGAYLDRHEGWFRRCAAPMQVNALGSNGYVLTLGRFGNFGFEVEPTIGLELLPQSAGVYRICTVPAEQFQPGLRDLYDVEFNAALRLEEQSADAPLTEVRWELDLSVWIKLPSVIGLLPESLVQSSGDHLLRQIVRQISRKLTWKVQEDFHATHNLECPPRRRAQF
- the murJ gene encoding murein biosynthesis integral membrane protein MurJ, with the translated sequence MSESPSPSPSPAPPAARSLRRIALIVAVATALSKLAGLVRQQAIAAAFGVGAAYDAYNYAYVLPGFLLILLGGINGPFHSAMVSALSRRPREEGAHVLAAINTLVGAALIGVTLLLFVAADPLIDLVGPGLDAERHAIAVLELRWMAPMALFAGLIGLGFGALNAADEFWLPSVSPLLSSVAVIAGLGILWLHLGSSIALPEYAFLGGAVLAGTTLLGAVFQWLIQLPALARQGLHKFQLVWDWKHPGVQEVLRVMGPATLSSGMLQINVFTDLFFASGIVGAAAGLGYANLLVQTPLGLLSNALLVPLLPVFARLTAPGDRPELISRIRQGLMLSNASMLPLGALMVALAGPIVALVYERGAFNASAAALVGGLLMAYGVGMPAYLGRDVLVRVFYALGDGTTPFRFSMAGIGLNALFDWVLVGGPTPWGLQLPALNFGAPGLVLATVGVNLITCLGLLLALQRRLGGLPLAAWARDSLLLLLAALLAGGLSFGLSVVIAWPTDLIGLVLQCGLCAAAGLLLYGLIASWAGVPEATQISRQLAGQLTRRLPLKR
- the sfsA gene encoding DNA/RNA nuclease SfsA, coding for MAIAAAPEAQPVLTLEPLQEGVLLKRYKRFLADVELDNGEVVTAHCANTGPMTGVLHVGGRVRLRHAPSPTRKLAWTWEQAQVPGADGEAVWVGINTALPNRLVRATIEAGCLEPWLGPIAGIRAEVAYGANRRSRIDLLLTPAEGAADPRPIYVEVKNTTWTDGDLALFPDTVTERGQKHLEELMGALPEARAVLVPCLSRADVSRFAPGDSADPRYGELFRQALDAGVEVLPCRYGFDREAVRWLGVVPVQRQS
- a CDS encoding DUF4079 domain-containing protein yields the protein MPESLAFNLNFLHPLAMWALLALSGYAMFLGIKAKKTRTADAETRKTLIKGQFAKRHYLYGSAVLAVMVLGTFGGMAVTYLNNGKLFVGPHLLVGIAMTTGLALAAALSPLMQQGNLIARKIHVGLNMGVFTLFLWQAVTGMQIVTKIWENRPA